The following are encoded together in the Drosophila sechellia strain sech25 chromosome 3R, ASM438219v1, whole genome shotgun sequence genome:
- the LOC6612602 gene encoding uncharacterized protein LOC6612602 isoform X1 has protein sequence MDKSRSTAYDKFVGFVEQLRNTECSQKQKITCFQQIAECIMSPSLAGHINYAAHCGTATNVLLLFCEDVDSVVRMSAEENLNKILRSLEKTRVSRILMDLYGEIKRNGNQRSLRICLNLFSYYAPQIKEKHIKWYAVRLLQCMTTISQRKETLLQETLCDFVKHFCRHIQQGLSDSESCKLFETFLDHISSDCAVKRRCSAQNCMSLIENARNRSLMAKHGVNKVMELLLTDQQASSVLGALGLLRLLLPQLIRGYPGDSHEDSESLAGKKQQQQQTTTSDCRQIIEIYDYCLHLLSTQHTANHAIINATLEVINGILQAVDAAYDGQCSQSLGQSLRQLLCNQQLQHNEYLRRRKSLKNQIFQLKNYEVAASQHQLEDEDENEDVDELVVGSTAMQMKKNSNAKLQQAKCREQQQHQQQLEVDNSSLGINAGEDTTTEAPSSVADEGGEPESTKQRCHIRNAARSISECVASDEDKQGQGHRQQRDEDEVVVAEDDDDDDDMELLSAECDDFTTLSQLNEQQQALSTVLKLPATTAAAARGAATSQDDKLIDVDADVGGLTKPQHQSSLQNLLAGSDDKSQHLSDIDNESFNSIDFDAEITIAGSKEQQQQQQQHPPADDSVESGDATAIGTFFNNLLSHSNAASESVSKLFRQSSGSKSTPSKSASTTAPADKSDAISAASLTLSLTSLASSNLEPPERQPSIAETPTPVEDSCSITATHTASTALMMDAPAVEVAASKPETPQLRGTPNANPFLVENSPLRQTVVGRALITVKIGSILEQSLVYYTARLVAARFLLSGQAAGLQPDSISRVSIKSLSLGVIAQCVRLSPRILQLSLEISEQELQLLEEATSQTGSGDSTQVSSPQSSDNSQVGGEKPPLDSSLVPTSLEENLLLLDIKDDHFGPSTCPAYLQPATPTLSRSADASVLLLEGSTTSSPFAKKPEEKLSKSEIIGSSYRPTVAVEDVPPLSMPPRPPKRTKSTRSRVGVLGASSTTESSPPQDRQKLSDILLFHDHCDPILRGGVQQVVGNFLQSSGAGLFLNLQRGLGLQHLLAILLKGFEDEIHTVVIQALNAFDKIFPHVVSKYLTEPPCHYHAHQQQQQKEQQQQQEQDNQKLEQDLQRHSSGQQKRSGQAQTFGQQTFAKDQDNALSSQRQQQRRPNDAGTCANSSATDNDELLAALLNDFQLQSTGMRQQPKNNSTGTGQSGNEPDLEPNPNPAVEPFCVFAISPKLLLSKLRLCHHNKYWLVQNKYAEVISNLNYVLLRSYYANFRCAIDNKNSGARKQDSKWPPMDASSVCHSGRDAEGEDIVCTYEAQFLAELLHLLGDDDARVREHAACCLCRFIMQTARQDPAQGQGAGGGGDVIEGNGKVNVETQQTNFNLLWDFFDYRIFGSMSVTLRNLFRASSTIVPPLAELDALATSNSAPSYPDTGSTSGSSTSTSASYGGSAAAVSAASAYFEASYGIGIAEGHVFALASASQRQIAQEEKVLAKVLYRLTNKLMTLNDKNVQFGIIYALRLLLRHFNFVDYQKAWLEFNFVEICISYAYYNNATAADLGCQNDLIDVMGKLMAGAMLSSGEPNAAHLDFLLRHSVRMLNIYYHLVTNQRPHSTGSQSGSSSSKPPKSELFAREQPAASLQALGYFAGDYVYMKLYNILRGANDSYKITINQEAGSLLICLLKTCLHAVSLCLEGMASASPPELKLIEEILHYLTRLINYAPAECVACLRQLLKYLFAQNYASQVRLQPSAIGGNGSGIGHHAAFMRPYFAAKGRGHGASSTLLPTINSKPAVAGSQRGAPTDARQPIDAGPLHDMGMLFVHGLQPPSPPAGDSVRLIKLFEPLVIYCLTLFMKSNALVQAPILRLLSQLLDLNVTYSILDSKNVIFDQVLSNMDLIEEGIDRNAFIMVPPMLRFLVQLTHKSDRQLITIPKIISITNNLLANGSVREVALLALKTLSYELFFMHSQLEEALNTEGHNSGRAACQSPLSAAPTPETREALLAQRRELDTQREVVLGMLEKFMEARPSQQVLALLLLFERSVQQLDTPPYRSAQDADAVYGTLCRGLCSRQWRLHNAGDLRLLESCFRNNGNHVLADSKGFLQLLQLFIEQGVGNFGDLALAMVMLSNVILKTEEIYLVNHIKLYLKNNPTAERRLQALMPSSPSTAPHWQDEAPSTSSAAAAARAAAASFSAGRSSISEINYFAKVLSEKLLACLEVLLGLEPSSSSHAYCQLAGRFVDALLNVCCRSRHKDALQSVFRLVLAESEFLCKYYSLLLMSAAVQGGSHSLDAVLLACLRLLLAMRLEEPVALLEQAAQLPLKKNLQRALLREVCRASAGCDWSAQQVRRLFEGRYLNFLIADHLEFICELCQERPECGSLLQVALFRNAHRLNRQSVRIVLRLLGRLCEPAEREASGDVGSDADPTLQALQLLSRLHQLYEGERSLQLPIERMARRLSAQSGQPARNVIYERLVEGDLAGGEDQDALRTLLLKDLECRQDNETATPSRIIDESWLFAQLIKFATQHADAPQQQKQLMLLLLEIQSEPKLQRLLRSLGTEQEAKLLRHAIAGSLAAMMSAFRQKCIQHAPHINYMQPPPLARVSCALLMSKVASTEARKCRNPPTWEQLDVARAVCALMACIRNAEQTALIYIDARLMEKFVVEHLLRREHLPQLLAYLGWLAGAAKQILAMPTRQESEQDALGVLLATVNALLQQPRVWRELNASLDHSLRCELLDLLDSVARCILQDTIFYRRHRRDRNKAKGPAPQAIFLAKLIETQIEIESLDSGRVLAGVEDARLQFAGQELARFQVALSLVASIGISLLRTHQFYAYAVTPHELIQPEVQQQQQEHQADGKLPSIPVDSLSDVDVLRQFVKRLSIFGFTTRQQFEEYFMTCLLLINKLYDEHMVDQQEQFQIKQVCLQAILELLITYKTFPIVGLANGQFHHTTRWQRITCDSISLKKLHKVQLLVDACNVFYQPNLERQLAYDNVIGTRTFAANQYDLNFSWAQMEDQAAAGVGVGMGVGVGLSGGEQANTADIKQSCDADVPDMAMRNYRHFTQLSGIDFRSSTQLVFDVLQQMIELNHILVLPNLVKFCEICESRDHIKWIKERCLKLQEQVAMDDTISHQHIIYLLCRSQALLIPSLVELQVLCSLIGNVYLKSTHSFIRIATLQGLLCLLECCSKTNTTMGRLSEELALLRALIVGYINRHGIIDESPLPFSVEHTKLVWTLNYSLIEWTSKFVPQCHLLSNTIIAANNFLKTTADEELYLCVLHGLERMVVNSGVPPPGIQPTGKDAAAGEPGAGAGAAGSEAGVGVVVTPQMRHKIEKLALELLKMENEKFSIPALKLLLSCMYVGSAAQLENTELSNGIVQDDPEIIAQQNDKVDILLHCIKSSTRDAAWIYGQVLCQIIRDLVPPNEILTKVIKEFLAINHPHCDVIAMIVYQVFRSAIDSSYLQMLQDWLICTLPTFLDQPEQQGVWGLSVIFLSASINLHLIKLFPLVLGIGASNSAAAATTATTATTEAEAAAPAMARKLGQHEIALFVTAAQDFHAKLSGEQRQRFRKAFGSFEQSQVYGRMLQRL, from the exons ATGGACAAATCCAGGTCCACTGCGTACGACAAGTTCGTTGGCTTCGTTGAACAACTGCGGAATACGGAATGCAG CCAAAAGCAGAAGATCACCTGCTTTCAGCAGATTGCCGAGTGCATCATGTCGCCCTCGCTGGCGGGCCACATCAACTATGCCGCCCACTGCGGCACGGCCACGAATGTTCTGCTGCTGTTCTGCGAGGATGTGGATTCCGTGGTTCGGATGAGCGCCGAGGAAAACCTCAATAAAATACTGAGGTCACTCGAGAAAACCCGGGTCAGTCGCATCCTTATGGATCTGTATGGTGAAATTAAGCGTAATGGTAACCAGAG ATCCCTGAGGATTTGCCTGAATCTTTTCTCCTACTATGCTCCACAAATAAAGGAGAAACACATCAAGTGGTATGCCGTGAGATTGCTCCAATGTATGACCACCATTTCCCAGCGCAAGGAGACGTTGCTCCAGGAGACTCTTTGCGACTTCGTCAAACACTTTTGCCGCCATATACAACAGGGTCTCAGCGATAGCGAATCCTGCAAACTGTTCGAG ACTTTTCTGGACCATATTAGCTCCGATTGTGCCGTCAAGCGTCGTTGCTCGGCCCAAAACTGCATGAGTCTGATTGAGAATGCACGCAATAGGAGCCTCATGGCCAAACATGGGGTCAACAAAGTGATGG AGCTCCTGCTGACGGATCAGCAAGCGAGCAGCGTGCTGGGAGCCTTGGGGCTGCTGCGCCTCCTGTTGCCACAACTCATACGCGGCTACCCCGGCGATAGCCACGAGGATTCCGAGTCCTTGGCCGGcaagaagcagcaacagcagcagacaaCGACCTCCGACTGTCGGcaaattattgaaatttatgatTATTGTTTGCACCTGCTGAGCACGCAGCACACCGCGAATCACGCCATCATAAATGCCACCCTGGAGGTCATCAACGGCATACTCCAGGCTGTGGACGCCGCATACGATGGCCAATGTAGCCAGAGTCTGGGCCAAAGTTTGCGCCAACTGTTGTGCAATCAACAACTGCAGCACAATGAGTATTTGCGGCGAAGGAAATCATTAAAGAATCAAATATTCCAATTGAAAAATTACGAAGTGGCGGCAAGTCAACACCAGCtagaggatgaggatgagaaCGAGGATGTAGATGAGCTGGTGGTTGGGTCCACtgcaatgcaaatgaaaaagaattcaaaTGCAAAACTGCAGCAGGCGAAGTGTcgcgagcagcagcagcatcagcagcaactcGAGGTTGACAACAGCTCGCTGGGAATTAATGCTGGGGAAGATACCACGACCGAGGCTCCAAGTTCCGTCGCTGATGAAG gGGGAGAGCCGGAGTCAACGAAGCAGCGCTGCCACATTAGGAATGCCGCACGCAGCATCAGCGAATGCGTTGCCTCGGATGAGGACAAGCAGGGGCAAGGACACCGACAGCAGCGGGACGAGGATGAAGTCGTTGTGGcggaggatgatgatgatgacgacgacatGGAGCTGCTGAGTGCCGAGTGTGATGACTTTACAACCCTGTCGCAACTAAATGAACAACAACAGGCGCTGTCAACGGTATTGAAATTGCccgcaacaacagcagcagcagcacgcGGAGCAGCAACATCGCAGGACGATAAACTGATTGATGTTGATGCCGATGTCGGGGGGCTGACTAAACCGCAGCATCAGTCATCTCTGCAGAATCTGCTCGCCGGCAGCGATGACAAATCCCAGCATTTGAGTGACATCGACAATGAATCTTTCAACAGCATCGATTTCGATGCCGAAATCACAATTGCCGGCAGCaaagagcaacagcagcagcagcagcaacatccacCCGCGGATGATTCGGTGGAATCCGGCGATGCAACAGCAATTGGCACATTCTTCAACAATCTGCTGTCGCATTCCAATGCAG CTTCGGAGTCGGTCAGTAAGCTCTTTCGTCAATCAAGCGGCTCTAAGTCCACGCCCTCCAAGTCCGCTTCCACTACGGCTCCCGCCGACAAATCGGATGCCATCTCGGCCGCCTCGCTCACGCTCTCGCTTACCTCCTTGGCCAGCAGTAACCTGGAGCCGCCGGAGCGGCAGCCCTCGATTGCGGAGACGCCCACGCCGGTGGAAGACTCCTGCTCGATAACCGCCACCCACACGGCCTCCACAGCCCTCATGATGGATGCTCCGGCCGTGGAAGTGGCAGCCTCTAAGCCCGAAACACCACAGCTGCGTGGCACGCCCAACG CTAATCCCTTTCTAGTGGAGAACTCGCCGCTCCGGCAGACAGTTGTCGGTCGTGCCCTGATCACCGTGAAAATTGGCAGCATCCTGGAGCAGTCGTTGGTCTACTATACGGCTCGCTTGGTGGCAGCTCGGTTTCTGCTCAGTGGACAAGCGGCGGGATTGCAGCCCGATAGCATCAGCAGAGTTTCTATCAAGAGTCTCTCCTTGGGCGTGATTGCCCAATGTGTGCGTTTGTCTCCGAGGATTCTTCAACTCAGCCTGGAGATTAGCGAGCAGGAACTGCAGCTGCTGGAGGAGGCCACCTCTCAGACAGGAAGTGGTGATAGCACTCAAGTTTCAAGTCCACAGAGCAGCGACAATTCCCAGGTGGGCGGAGAGAAGCCACCGTTGGATAGTAGTCTCGTTCCGACTAGCTTGGAAGAGAACCTGCTTCTGCTGGACATTAAGGATGATCATTTCGGGCCGAGCACATGTCCAGCATACTTGCAGCCAGCGACACCCACCCTAAGCCGCAGTGCAGACGCTTCAGTTCTCCTACTTGAAGGCAGCACTACTTCATCGCCGTTTGCCAAGAAACCGGAAGAGAAGCTCTCCAAGTCCGAGATCATTGGAAGTTCGTATAGGCCCACAGTGGCAGTTGAGGATGTGCCTCCATTGAGCATGCCTCCACGTCCACCCAAGCGCACAAAGTCAACGCGTAGTCGAGTAGGAGTACTTGGAGCCTCCTCTACAACTGAGAGTTCTCCACCTCAAGACCGTCAGAAGCTTTCGGATATCCTGCTCTTCCATGACCACTGCGATCCCATCTTGCGGGGTGGCGTCCAGCAGGTTGTGGGTAACTTCCTGCAATCTAGTGGGGCTGGACTGTTTCTGAATCTGCAACGTGGTCTTGGCCTGCAACACTTGTTGGCCATTTTACTGAAG GGCTTTGAGGACGAGATCCACACAGTGGTTATACAAGCGTTGAATGCATTCGATAAGATATTTCCGCATGTGGTGTCCAAATATTTGACAGAGCCGCCATGTCATTATCATgctcatcagcagcagcagcagaaggagcagcaacagcagcaggagcaggacaaCCAGAAGCTGGAGCAGGACCTGCAACGACATTCAAGTGGGCAACAAAAGCGTTCGGGCCAGGCGCAAacatttggccaacaaacTTTTGCAAAGGACCAGGATAATGCCTTAAGCAGtcaacggcagcaacaaaggCGTCCTAACGATGCCGGGACATGTGCCAACTCCTCGGCCACTGATAATGATGAGCTACTGGCTGCTCTTTTGAATGATTTCCAATTGCAATCGACTGGCATGCGGCAGCAGCCAAAGAATAATAGCACCGGCACCGGGCAGTCGGGTAATGAGCCCGATCTCgaacccaatcccaatcccgcAGTGGAGCCTTTCTGTGTGTTTGCCATCTCACCGAAATTGCTCTTGAGCAAACTCCGGCTCTGCCATCACAATAAATATTGGCTGGTCCAGAATAAATACGCCGAAGTTATTTCGAATTTAAATTACGTGCTGCTGCGGTCGTACTACGCAAATTTTCGTTGTGCCATcgacaacaaaaacagcggcgCCAGGAAGCAGGACTCCAAGTGGCCACCGATGGATGCCAGCAGTGTCTGCCACTCTGGACGGGATGCGGAGGGCGAGGACATTGTCTGCACTTATGAG GCGCAGTTTCTGGCTGAACTTTTACATCTGCTCGGCGACGATGATGCGCGGGTGCGGGAACACGCCGCCTGCTGTCTATGCCGCTTTATAATGCAAACGGCGCGCCAGGACCCAGCGCAAGGCCAAGGAGCAGGAGGCGGTGGAGACGTTATCGAAGGCAATGGCAAAGTCAACGTGGAAACTCAACAAActaatttcaatttgctgtGGGATTTTTTCGACTATCGCATATTTGGCAGCATGTCCGTGACGTTGCGTAATTTATTCCGGGCCAGTTCGACGATTGTGCCGCCTCTGGCTGAGCTGGATGCATTGGCCACCTCGAATTCAGCCCCATCCTACCCCGACACTGGCAGCACGTCCGGCTCCTCCACATCGACATCTGCCTCATACGGAGGATCCGCAGCGGCAGTCTCCGCGGCGTCGGCCTACTTCGAGGCAAGTTACGGCATCGGCATCGCCGAGGGGCATGTTTTTGCGCTGGCATCCGCGTCCCAACGTCAAATCGCGCAGGAGGAAAAAGTTTTGGCCAAAGTTTTGTATCGCTTGACAAATAAATTGATGACGCTGAATGATAAAAATGTGCAg TTTGGCATAATTTACGCGCTGCGCCTCCTGCTGAGGCACTTCAATTTCGTGGACTATCAAAAGGCCTGGCTGGAATTCAATTTCGTTGAAATTTGCATTAGCTATGCCTACTACAACAATGCAACAGCTGCGGACCTCGGCTGCCAGAACGATTTGATTGATGTGATGGGCAAATTAATGGCAG GTGCCATGCTGAGCTCAGGTGAGCCAAACGCCGCCCACCTGGACTTTCTGCTGCGTCACAGCGTCAGGATGCTGAACATCTACTATCACTTGGTCACCAATCAGCGCCCACACAGCACGGGATCCCAGTCGGGAAGCAGCAGCTCCAAGCCGCCCAAGAGCGAGCTCTTTGCCCGCGAACAGCCAGCGGCATCCCTTCAGGCTCTGGGTTACTTTGCCGGCGATTACGTTTACATGAAACTTTACAACATTTTAAGAGGTGCTAATGACAGCTACAAG ATAACCATAAATCAGGAGGCCGGCAGCTTATTAATTTGTCTCCTGAAAACCTGCCTCCACGCAGTGAGCCTCTGCCTGGAGGGCATGGCGAGTGCTTCGCCCCCGGAGCTGAAATTAATCGAAGAAATACTCCACTATTTGACCAGGCTCATAAATTATGCGCCCGCCGAGTGCGTTGCATGTCTGCGGCAActgttgaaatatttattcgcCCAAAATTATGCCAGCCAAGTGCGGCTGCAGCCATCGGCCATCGGTGGAAATGGCAGTGGAATTGGCCACCATGCCGCCTTCATGCGTCCCTACTTCGCGGCCAAGGGCAGGGGTCACGGCGCCAGCTCCACATTGTTGCCAACAATAAATTCAAAACCAGCGGTGGCGGGATCCCAGCGAGGGGCTCCAACCGACGCTCGCCAGCCAATTGATGCCGGCCCACTCCACGACATGGGCATGCTCTTTGTGCACGGCCTGCAGCCACCCTCTCCGCCGGCGGGCGACTCTGTCCGGCTTATAAAGCTATTCGAGCCGCTGGTCATATACTGTCTGACG CTCTTCATGAAATCCAATGCGCTGGTACAGGCGCCCATTTTGCGATTACTTTCCCAACTGCTGGACTTGAATGTGACCTACAGCATACTGGACTCCAAGAACGTAATATTCGATCAGGTACTGAGCAATATGGATCTGATTGAAGAGGGAATAGATAG AAACGCCTTCATCATGGTGCCGCCCATGCTGAGATTCCTGGTGCAGCTGACGCACAAGAGCGACCGGCAGCTGATCACGATACCCAAGATCATCAGCATCACCAACAATCTGCTGGCCAACGGATCGGTGCGCGAGGTGGCTCTGCTGGCCCTGAAGACCCTCAGCTACGAGCTGTTTTTTATGCACAGCCAGCTGGAGGAGGCGCTGAACACCGAGGGCCATAACTCAGGGCGAGCCGCGTGCCAGAGTCCTTTGAGTGCAGCCCCCACGCCGGAAACCAGAGAGGCCTTGCTGGCGCAACGACGCGAACTGGACACCCAACGGGAAGTGGTGCTGGGCATGCTGGAGAAGTTCATGGAAGCACGGCCGAGTCAACAGGTCCTCGCCCTACTCCTGCTGTTCGAACGGAGTGTGCAGCAACTGGACACGCCACCGTATCGCAGTGCCCAGGATGCGGACGCCGTGTACGGGACGCTTTGTCGAGGGCTGTGCTCCCGCCAATGGCGTCTCCACAACGCCGGTGATCTGCGGCTCCTGGAGAGCTGTTTCCGCAATAACGGCAACCATGTGCTGGCCGACAGCAAGGGAttcctgcagctgctgcagcttttCATCGAGCAG GGCGTTGGGAACTTTGGTGATTTAGCTCTGGCCATGGTTATGCTGTCCAACGTAATCCTTAAAACGGAGGAGATTTATCTAGTGAATCACATTAAactttatttgaaaaataatcCAACAGCCGAGCGTCGTCTACAGGCCCTGATGCCCAGCTCCCCATCGACAGCTCCTCATTGGCAGGACGAGGCACCATCGACGTCTtcggcggcggcagctgccAGAGCGGCCGCCGCATCCTTTTCCGCCGGCCGCTCCTCCATCAGTGAAATTAACTATTTCGCCAAAGTTCTCAGCGAGAAGCTGCTCGCCTGTTTGGAGGTCCTCCTGGGCTTGGAACCGAGCTCATCCAGCCACGCCTACTGCCAGCTGGCCGGGCGCTTCGTGGATGCCCTGCTCAACGTCTGCTGTCGCTCACGGCACAAGGATGCACTTCAATCAGTTTTCCGTTTGGTTTTGGCCGAGTCTGAATTTCTCTGCAAATACTATAGCCTGCTGTTGATGAGTGCCGCAGTCCAGGGCGGATCCCACTCACTGGATGCCGTGTTGCTGGCCTGCCTGAGGTTGCTGCTCGCCATGCGGCTGGAGGAGCCGGTGGCCCTTTTGGAACAGGCCGCCCAGCTGCCGCTGAAGAAAAACTTGCAGCGGGCGTTGCTACGCGAAGTTTGTCGTGCAAGTGCG GGCTGCGATTGGAGTGCGCAACAAGTGCGCCGGCTGTTCGAAGGCAGGTATCTGAATTTCCTAATTGCTGACCACTTGGAATTCATTTGCGAGCTATGCCAAGAGCGTCCCGAGTGCGGCTCATTACTGCAGGTGGCCTTGTTCCGGAATGCCCATCGATTGAACAGG CAATCCGTTCGCATCGTCCTTCGGCTATTGGGACGTCTTTGTGAGCCCGCTGAACGGGAAGCCTCCGGAGACGTTGGCAGCGATGCGGATCCCACCCTGCAGGCTCTGCAACTCCTGAGTCGCCTGCACCAGCTTTACGAGGGAGAACGCTCGCTGCAGTTGCCCATCGAGCGGATGGCCCGGCGGCTGAGCGCCCAGAGTGGCCAGCCCGCCAGGAACGTCATCTACGAGCGTCTGGTGGAGGGAGACCTGGCCGGCGGAGAGGACCAGGACGCCCTGCGAACCTTGCT ACTGAAGGACTTGGAGTGCCGCCAGGACAATGAGACTGCAACGCCGTCGCGCATAATTGATGAGAGCTGGCTCTTTGCGCAG CTAATCAAATTCGCCACCCAGCATGCCGATGCcccgcagcagcagaagcaactaatgctgctgctcctggagaTCCAGTCGGAGCCGAAGCTGCAACGCCTGCTCAGAAGTCTGGGCACCGAGCAGGAGGCGAAACTACTGCGCCACGCCATCGCCGGTTCCCTGGCTGCCATGATGTCCGCCTTCCGGCAGAAGTGCATCCAGCATGCACCGCACATCAACTACATGCAACCACCGCCACTGGCGCGCGTATCCTGCGCCCTGCTCATGTCAAAGGTGGCTTCCACAGAGGCCAGAAAATGCCGAAACCCACCCACCTGGGAGCAACTGGATGTGGCGCGGGCGGTGTGCGCCCTGATGGCCTGCATTCGGAATGCGGAGCAAACAGCACTCATCTACATCGATGCCCGGCTGATGGAGAAGTTCGTGGTCGAGCACCTGCTGCGCCGCGAGCATTTGCCGCAGTTGCTGGCCTATCTCGGCTGGCTGGCCGGAGCGGCAAAACAGATTTTGGCCATGCCAACACGACAGGAGTCGGAACAAGACGCTCTGGGCGTGCTGCTGGCCACCGTGAATGCACTTTTGCAGCAGCCCCGCGTCTGGCGGGAACTTAATGCCAGTTTGGATCACTCACTGCGATGCGAACTGCTCGACCTGCTGGACTCAGTGGCTCGGTGCATTCTGCAGGACACCATTTTCTATCGAAGGCACCGCCGGGATAGAAACAAGGCCAAGGGACCGGCACCGCAAGCGATTTTCCTGGCCAAATTGATTGAAACCCAAATTGAAATCGAGTCCCTGGACAGTGGCAGGGTCTTGGCAGGCGTCGAGGACGCCCGACTGCAGTTCGCAGGTCAGGAGCTGGCCCGATTCCAAGTGGCATTG TCGCTGGTCGCCTCTATCGGCATCTCGCTGCTGCGAACGCACCAGTTTTATGCCTACGCGGTCACACCCCACGAGCTCATCCAGCCAGAagtccagcagcagcagcaggagcatcaGGCAGATGGCAAGCTGCCCTCCATTCCTGTGGACAGCCTGAGCGATGTCGATGTCCTGCGTCAATTTGTCAAGAG ACTCTCCATCTTCGGATTCACCACCCGGCAGCAGTTCGAGGAGTACTTCATGACCTGCCTGCTGCTGATCAACAAGCTGTACGACGAACACATGGTCGATCAGCAGGAGCAGTTCCAGATCAAGCAGGTCTGCCTCCAGGCCATCCTCGAACTTTTAATAACGTACAAAACTTTTCCCATTGTGGGCCTGGCCAACGGACAGTTCCATCACACCACTCGCTGGCAGCGCATCACTTGTGACAGCATTAG cCTGAAGAAACTGCACAAGGTGCAGTTGCTGGTGGATGCGTGCAATGTCTTCTATCAGCCCAATCTGGAGCGGCAGCTGGCCTACGACAATGTGATTGGCACACGCACCTTTGCGGCAAATCAGTACGATCTCAATTTCAGCTGGGCCCAAATGGAGGACCAGGCGGCGGCGGGAGTGGGTGTGGGAATGGGTGTGGGAGTGGGCCTATCTGGCGGGGAGCAGGCAAACACGGCGGACATTAAGCAGTCCTGCGATGCGGATGTGCCCGACATGGCAATGCGCAACTATCGCCATTTTACGCAGCTGTCGGGAATTGACTTTCGCAGCAGCACGCAGCTGGTCTTTGACGTACTGCAGCAGATGATCGAG CTGAATCACATCCTGGTGCTGCCCAATTTGGTAAAGTTTTGCGAGATCTGCGAGAGTCGCGACCACATCAAATGGATTAAGGAACGCTGCCTTAAACTGCAGGAGCAGGTGGCCATGGACGACACCATTTCGCATCAG CACATAATCTACTTACTGTGCCGCAGCCAGGCTCTCCTGATCCCCAGCCTGGTCGAACTGCAGGTCCTGTGCTCCTTGATTGGCAACGTCTACTTGAAGAGCACGCACAGCTTCATACGCATCGCCACGTTGCAGGGGCTGCTCTGCCTGCTGGAGTGCTGCAGCAAGACCAACACGACAATGGGACGGCTCAGTGAGGAGCTGGCATTGTTGCGAGCCCTAATTGTGGGCTACATCAATCGTCATGGCATCATTGATGAGAG CCCCCTGCCGTTCAGCGTGGAGCACACGAAGCTGGTCTGGACGCTCAATTACAGTCTGATCGAGTGGACATCGAAATTCGTGCCGCAGTGTCATCTGTTGTCAAATACAATAATTGCGGCCAACAATTTCCTGAAGACGACCGCCGACGAGGAGCTCTATCTGTGCGTTCTGCAT GGCCTGGAGCGCATGGTGGTCAATAGTGGAGTGCCGCCTCCTGGCATTCAGCCTACTGGAAAGGATGCCGCCGCTGGAGAACCGGGTGCCGGAGCCGGAGCAGCAGGATCCGAGGCGGGAGTTGGCGTCGTGGTCACACCGCAGATGCGacataaaattgaaaaacttgcaCTCGAATTgctgaaaatggaaaatgagaAATTTTCGATTCCGGCATTGAAATTGCTTTTGTCCTGCATGTATGTGG GCTCGGCCGCCCAGCTGGAGAACACGGAGCTGTCCAACGGAATTGTCCAGGATGACCCTGAGATAATCGCCCAGCAAAACGATAAAGTCGATATACTTTTGCATTGTATTAAATCATCGACTCGAGATGCCGCCTGGATTTATGGACAAGTGCTGTGCCAAATTATTCGTGATTTAGTGCCACCGAATGAAATATTGACGAAGGTCATAAAGGAGTTTCTGGCCATAAATCACCCGCACTGCGATGTTATTGCCATGATTGTATATCAG GTCTTTCGCTCCGCCATCGACTCGTCGTACCTGCAGATGCTCCAGGACTGGCTGATCTGCACCCTGCCAACGTTCCTGGACCAGCCGGAGCAGCAGGGTGTCTGGGGCCTCAGCGTCATCTTTTTATCCGCCTCCATAAATCTGCATTTGATTAAACTATTTCCGCTGGTGCTCGGCATCGGGGCATCCAACtctgcggcagcagcaacaacggcGACAACGGCAACAACTGAGGCAGAGGCAGCAGCTCCGGCGATGGCCCGAAAATTGGGTCAACACGAAATTGCATTGTTCGTGACAGCTGCACAAGATTTCCATGCGAAATTGAGTGGCGAGCAGCGGCAGCGTTTCCGCAAGGCATTCGGCAGCTTCGAGCAGAGTCAAGTCTACGGCCGGATGTTGCAGCGCCTGTGA